Part of the Cuniculiplasma divulgatum genome, CATATAACAAAACATGGCCCTTTTACTGCTCCGTTTCATAATGATCAATGCTGCATGTAGTGTAATAAAATACTCAAATAGGATGAAGAGGAAATACCTTGGCATTGTTAAGAGACTTTGGAAGAACCGTGCTATAATTGCAATCGTACGAATACTTCTGGATATCATATATACAATATCCACAAATAGAAAAGAATTCATTTCTAAGATCGCTCAACTTAGAGAAAAAAAGATGAATATAATGAGATCAAGAACAATAAGGAAATCTAAGATCATCACAGTGAAAAAGTGCGTAAATGATCTCAGTGAAGTTCAGAAGAAGAACAGGAAGAGAACTGGAGATGAAGGAAAATTAAGTAAGGCGGATACGATTACATTAACGTTATAGAACTTTTTACTTAGAGGACACCCAATTAAAAAAAAGTGTTTCATCAACTATGAAAATATATCCCAGTTTCGATAATGCCTAAGAACCAAAAATAAATGGGTTGTATATTTTCATTTTTTATCTTGTGAAAATATATTGAGTTCTAATCTTAGGAATCTTAAGAATTTTTTATAATGTTTTTAAACACGGTCATAGGTATAGCCAGAATTAAATTCATTTGTCTGGGTAAATAGCTCGTGTGAATACTCTTGAAGAAAATAAATTTTTAAATTTTATGAGTATCGTCACTTATTAATATTTTTTAATTATAGATATGATATCGTCATAAAATTATAATTTACAATGTGGGAAATGATAACTGAAAGTTAATCAAAGTGCATTAAGCAGGAGAATTCGCAACTTCAAAAAAAGTTAATAGCAGAGGTTAATATCTGTAATTAATGAGTAATCATTATTTAATAACAGGTGGAGAAGGCTTTATCGGACGTAATCTCAAGGAATTCCTCATAAAAAATAACAATACTGTAAAGACCTTAGATATAAATGGTAATCCAGATTATTTAATTTCAGTTACAGACTTCGATAAGATCATGGATATTAAAGAAGAGTTTGATGGTATCTTCCACCTGGCTGCAACAACATCTCCACCAGAATTTGATGAGAACCCCTTATCTGGATTCAATGTAAATGCCAATGGAACCCTTAACGTTCTGGAATTCGCAAGAATTAAGAATATTCCAAGAGTTGTTCTTGCTTCATCATCAGCAACCTATGGTAATAGCACATCTATTTCTGTTGAGAGTGAACTTCCTGATCGTTATTCAAATCTGTACCCTGTAACAAAGATCCTTGATGAGTATCTAGCAAGGTTCTATTCTGTCAGAAAGGATGTGGAATGTATTTCTCTTAGATATTTTAACACATATGGTCCTGGAGAAAACAGCAAGAGCCAGTACGCAAGTGTAATATGGAGATTTATAAAGTCATTTCACAAACATGAAAGACCTGTAATCTATGGAGATGGTAACCAGAAAAGGGATTTCATATATATAGATGATAACGTGAAAGGAACATATCTTACCATGGAGAAAGGAGTACCAGGTGAATCATACAATATTGGATCTGGTAATAGCAATACATTCAACAGAATATATAAAATCGTAAAGGAACAGATGAATTCTGATCTAGAGGCTGAGTATATAAAGAATCCTCTCAAGAGTTATCAGTTTTTTACACAGGCAGATATGTCAAAGGCAAAAAAGGATCTTGGATTTGTTCCAGAATATGATATCACTGCTGGAGTGAAGAAGATGCTAAGTTGTGGTGTTTATGCTCTGTAGAGTCACCATTACAAGAGTCCCTATTTTCATTGAAAATAAATGAACGTAAATGTTCAATTTTTCAAAATACTTTTAATTCTGAATTTTAAAATCGTTTCATTTACTTTTTACAACGTTAAATGCATCCATTGGAACTATTGCCTCTAAATTTTTGTACTAGTTTTAGGTTATTTACCAAGATTTTTTAAAAATGACAAATCTTACTCAAATAAAAATTTAAACGCTTGAAGAGTTGATGTAAATGATTAACTAATTTTTTCAATATTGCCCAACAATTCACGCCACATATCAGCAGTTTTCTCCCATGTGAAATTTTCAGCGAATTTTCTAGAATTATTAATAAATAGATTCTCATTTTTAATAATATATAATATTTTGTTACTGAATTCGCTTATATCATCTACCAAAAAGCCGTTTAGATTATCTTTTAAGGTGTCTATCACCCCTGGAACCCTAAAGGCAACTGTCGGGGTACCAGAAGCAGAAGATTCAATTATAGACAAACCCCATCCCTCGGTAATAGAAAAATGTAAATTTACCCATGATTTTTTAATTAACCCGGCTAATTCGTCTTGATCTACTCTACCAGTAAAAAAAATATTATAATTTTTAGTTTTAGCTTCTTCCCTTATTTGTTGTAATAGTTTTCCGTCACCTGTAATAACAATTTTTAGATGGTTTATATTGGTCTTTAATTGCTCATAAACATTCAAAATGTATTCAGGCCGTTTATATCTCCTAAACCCTCCAAAATAAATAAGTTGCACACTTTTAGACTTTTTACCAGGTGAAAATAAGTTCAGATCTACACCCGGAGGGATTCTCACTATATTTTTCTTATCAAGTCCTAATCTTATAAGATCTTCTTCTGAGCTACTAGATTCGGTTACAATTTTAATATTCCTGTAGATAAAAGGGTATAACTTTTCTAAAATAGTTATGATTTTAGCTAGAATAATATCAACTTGTCCTGGTAAAGATCTTGCGTGGAGATGCCTAAAAAAGACAAAGTTATTTCTTTTAAGAAATACAGGGGAAATCCATGGAACCCCATGAGCCAAATCGTTTATAATCGCATCAAAACTGTTTTTAATGAGAAAAATTGGTAAAAACGCATGGGTAGTAAAATTGTTACCTTTCCTAATGATTTTTATACCGTCAATTATTTCTTCATCAAGTGACCCTTTCCACCTTGGGCAATATATAGTTACTTTATTTCCCTTCTCAACTAGTCTCTTCGCTACCTCATATATTGTTCTTTCGGCCCCTCCAGCCCTCGGATGTTTAGGGTCTCTATGATTTAACCATAAAATGTTTAACATGTTCTAATACCATACAAGTTGATGATGATCTTATTAAGTTTTTCATTTCCTCATTCAAGATATACCACCCTTGATCCTAGATTTTCAATATTAATTCTATGTCTCTCAAGAACATTCAATGCGTCCATAACATAATTTTGCCTTTCCAGTGGAGTTAAAAACAAAAGAAATCCTCCTCCACCTGCTCCAATCAACTTTCCACCAACTGCACCTGCATTGATTGCTTGCAAATACCAGTTATCAATCAAATCCTGACTTATCTTTTTACTAAGACTTTTCTTGATATTCCAGTTCTCATTCATAAATTTACCCAGCATATTGAAATCATAATTCTCTAAACTTTCTTTTGTCTCTTTTGCGATATCTCTCATCTTATCATATCCTGATTTGTTAATATTAATCCCTTTTGACTGATCTTTATGAATATCAACAGACTTTCGCTCCACACCCGTATAAAACATCATTAACTGATCATTGAGCTCGCTTAACTTTTCACCCTTAATATTAATTCGCTTGAGTTTAACATTCTCATTCCTCTCAAACTCCATGAACTGGACTCCACCAAAGGCTGCAATATATTGATCCTGTTTACCGCCGGGTTCTCCAAGTATATTTCTTTCAATTTTAACAGCCTCATCCGCTAGCTGCCTTGGAGAAACTGTTTCCCCAATCCATGTATGTAATGCGTTAAGTAGCCCAACAAGAAATGAGCTGCTGGATCCAAGTCCAGTTCCCCCAGATGGCACCTCTGTAATGCTCACAATTTGTATTCCAGTGCTAATATCTAAAAGTTTCATTGCCTCCCTTACCGTAGGATGCTGGATTTCGTTAACACTTTTCAGTCCATTCTCCGTCTTTGAATAACTTACCCTTATCTCATCTTTCCTGAAGTTCCTTGACACAGATATGTATATGTACCTGTCAATTGCTGCAGACACAACAGCTCCGGGTCCATAATTTCTGTAATACTGCGGAAGATCTGTGCCACCACCGGTAAATGTTATCCTCAACGGTGTTTTGGTTGTTACAATTCTTAAATCTCCTGAACTCATTTTTATCAATTCCTTACAAAGAATCCTCAACAATCTTAGATATTATATGACCAATGGCAATTGTGCTTTCCTGAATAAAGGATGTTCTATCACTATCAATACGTATAAGATTATTCTCCTCAAGGATATCTTTCATCTTTCCTCCCTTGCTTCCTGTGATTCCAAACACACTGCATCCGATTTCCTTAGCCTTATCAACTGCTGATATCACGTTAACGGAGTTGCCACTTGTACTCAGTGCTATAATAATATCACCCTTCTTCGCAAATGCTTCCAGCTGCCTTGAAAATATCTTATCATAGGAGTAATCATTGCCAATTGCTGTTACGGAGGAGCTGTTGCCATGGAGAATCATCGCAGGTAAAGGTTTTCTTTCTCTTTCAAATCTTCCCACAAACTCTGCCGCAATGTGCTGTGCATCTGCGGCACTTCCCCCATTCCCAAAAATGATCAGTTTATTACCGTTCTTAAAGGCCGATGATAAGGATTCCCCAAGAAAGGAAATCTTTTCAATGTCCAGAGAATTTCTTACTCTTGATCCTTCTTC contains:
- a CDS encoding NAD-dependent epimerase/dehydratase family protein, whose product is MSNHYLITGGEGFIGRNLKEFLIKNNNTVKTLDINGNPDYLISVTDFDKIMDIKEEFDGIFHLAATTSPPEFDENPLSGFNVNANGTLNVLEFARIKNIPRVVLASSSATYGNSTSISVESELPDRYSNLYPVTKILDEYLARFYSVRKDVECISLRYFNTYGPGENSKSQYASVIWRFIKSFHKHERPVIYGDGNQKRDFIYIDDNVKGTYLTMEKGVPGESYNIGSGNSNTFNRIYKIVKEQMNSDLEAEYIKNPLKSYQFFTQADMSKAKKDLGFVPEYDITAGVKKMLSCGVYAL
- a CDS encoding GHMP family kinase ATP-binding protein: MSSGDLRIVTTKTPLRITFTGGGTDLPQYYRNYGPGAVVSAAIDRYIYISVSRNFRKDEIRVSYSKTENGLKSVNEIQHPTVREAMKLLDISTGIQIVSITEVPSGGTGLGSSSSFLVGLLNALHTWIGETVSPRQLADEAVKIERNILGEPGGKQDQYIAAFGGVQFMEFERNENVKLKRINIKGEKLSELNDQLMMFYTGVERKSVDIHKDQSKGININKSGYDKMRDIAKETKESLENYDFNMLGKFMNENWNIKKSLSKKISQDLIDNWYLQAINAGAVGGKLIGAGGGGFLLFLTPLERQNYVMDALNVLERHRINIENLGSRVVYLE
- a CDS encoding glycosyltransferase family 4 protein; the protein is MLNILWLNHRDPKHPRAGGAERTIYEVAKRLVEKGNKVTIYCPRWKGSLDEEIIDGIKIIRKGNNFTTHAFLPIFLIKNSFDAIINDLAHGVPWISPVFLKRNNFVFFRHLHARSLPGQVDIILAKIITILEKLYPFIYRNIKIVTESSSSEEDLIRLGLDKKNIVRIPPGVDLNLFSPGKKSKSVQLIYFGGFRRYKRPEYILNVYEQLKTNINHLKIVITGDGKLLQQIREEAKTKNYNIFFTGRVDQDELAGLIKKSWVNLHFSITEGWGLSIIESSASGTPTVAFRVPGVIDTLKDNLNGFLVDDISEFSNKILYIIKNENLFINNSRKFAENFTWEKTADMWRELLGNIEKIS
- a CDS encoding D-sedoheptulose-7-phosphate isomerase; protein product: MDLQQIKNYLEEGSRVRNSLDIEKISFLGESLSSAFKNGNKLIIFGNGGSAADAQHIAAEFVGRFERERKPLPAMILHGNSSSVTAIGNDYSYDKIFSRQLEAFAKKGDIIIALSTSGNSVNVISAVDKAKEIGCSVFGITGSKGGKMKDILEENNLIRIDSDRTSFIQESTIAIGHIISKIVEDSL